From a region of the Paenibacillus sp. R14(2021) genome:
- a CDS encoding ABC transporter substrate-binding protein: MTEMVDQFNQEHEDIQVVQMNSRLDDYYSRLRTAILSGNAPDVAIIHASSLPQFVQNGYIEDLSGPAKIAGLDWKVYNQAGVKAVSFQGKPYAVPLDTHMLVMYYNKTFLQQAGVLDAEGKPVLQGGEAGFTHFLQQIRQAVPSGIAPLAQPSTRIDAVWLWWSLYNQLQGGGKFYNADGTKAVLNNPAARKALNYIEGLYKSKLIPPNIPDAFKLFNEGKAAVLISGVWATGALEKNASLHFGVVPLPTIYDKPAAWADSHTLAIPSQHDMPKKKREAAIVFMKWLAEHGAKWAEAGHVPSVLAVMDTEAFKSLNYRSEYAAAANSVAFWPKQTKQHSFIEIIIRQFERMIYGQQTPEQVLEAADKQINLELSK; the protein is encoded by the coding sequence ATGACCGAAATGGTTGATCAGTTTAATCAAGAGCACGAGGATATTCAGGTCGTCCAGATGAATTCGAGGCTGGACGACTATTATTCCAGGTTAAGGACGGCAATTCTGTCCGGTAATGCGCCTGATGTTGCTATCATTCATGCAAGCTCTTTGCCCCAATTCGTACAGAACGGTTACATTGAAGATTTATCCGGTCCGGCGAAGATTGCGGGCCTGGATTGGAAGGTATATAACCAAGCAGGGGTGAAGGCGGTGTCCTTCCAGGGCAAGCCGTATGCAGTGCCGCTTGATACCCATATGCTTGTCATGTATTACAACAAGACGTTTCTGCAGCAGGCGGGAGTTCTTGACGCGGAGGGCAAGCCGGTGCTTCAGGGCGGAGAAGCGGGCTTTACCCATTTTCTGCAGCAAATCCGGCAGGCTGTTCCAAGTGGTATCGCTCCGCTTGCCCAGCCAAGCACCCGTATTGACGCGGTCTGGCTGTGGTGGAGTCTGTACAACCAGCTTCAAGGCGGTGGAAAGTTCTATAACGCAGACGGTACGAAGGCCGTTCTTAACAATCCGGCTGCGCGCAAGGCTTTGAATTATATAGAAGGACTGTACAAGAGCAAGTTGATTCCGCCGAATATACCGGATGCCTTTAAGCTTTTTAATGAAGGAAAAGCAGCTGTTCTCATTTCGGGGGTATGGGCAACCGGCGCACTGGAGAAGAATGCTTCGCTTCATTTCGGCGTAGTCCCGCTGCCCACGATCTATGACAAGCCTGCCGCATGGGCGGATTCCCATACGCTGGCCATTCCGTCGCAGCATGATATGCCGAAGAAGAAACGGGAAGCGGCGATCGTCTTTATGAAATGGTTAGCCGAGCATGGCGCCAAATGGGCGGAAGCAGGTCATGTTCCAAGCGTACTCGCGGTAATGGATACGGAAGCGTTCAAGTCGCTTAATTATCGCAGCGAGTATGCAGCAGCTGCCAATTCAGTGGCGTTCTGGCCAAAGCAGACGAAACAGCATAGCTTTATTGAAATCATTATCCGGCAGTTTGAGCGGATGATTTACGGTCAGCAGACACCGGAGCAGGTGCTTGAGGCAGCGGATAAGCAGATCAATCTTGAGCTATCGAAATAG
- a CDS encoding sensor histidine kinase has product MMTTLRRLQQWFKNLALARKLILVNVLLIVVPLGVIGAWSFSIFASKMEEQVGKYQLQMLKQVTLNIDTYMNELNRLSLMPYQYQEILDFLATTRQPGEALSLQEIDDLNSFVSKVFLNGRVDIMGISLLGEHGASYVVLPESQYMTTYQLGGNTEWLEKAKGRFGQPTFITTHDVKSTSGTVYQVFSIARELRSFDSGETLGYIVIDIDPAAVRKLLSQVSLGSKESLYMTDSAGDLVLRKEKTAIYPAIEGLSQEGVSHHKVDGKSLLVAHVNSEVTGWTTVGVVPVSILMQDSLVVRNSITLIGGICIGLAVLLSVFIAFRITSPLRMLRSLMRKVERGDLKVSFPVKQWDEVGQLGNAFNMMVSHLSELGYRLYETEIREKNAEIAALQSKINPHFLYNTLGSISMYAEVEGNREIVTITNNLSRLLRYSLSGRKEIVTLRDELDHVKGYMTIQKMRYDDRIDFRLQVDESLYSCPVIPLMIQPIVENAINHGLDKGIGGGRIQLSCYQEHGMLLVVIEDDGVGMTSDQLNAMRQRLDKIHDLGGTSGNGLMNVHRRIRLHYGEQYGLQLESMPFQGLKVILTMPIAYSMTG; this is encoded by the coding sequence ATGATGACTACATTAAGACGCTTGCAGCAATGGTTCAAAAACCTGGCGCTCGCCCGCAAGCTTATTCTCGTTAACGTGCTTCTGATTGTTGTCCCGCTCGGTGTGATCGGGGCATGGTCGTTTTCGATTTTTGCCTCCAAGATGGAGGAGCAGGTCGGCAAGTATCAGCTTCAGATGCTGAAGCAGGTAACGCTGAATATCGATACCTACATGAATGAGCTTAACCGGCTATCGCTTATGCCTTATCAGTACCAGGAGATATTGGATTTTCTCGCAACGACGAGACAGCCCGGGGAGGCTTTGTCGCTCCAGGAGATCGATGATTTGAACAGCTTCGTCTCCAAGGTGTTTCTGAACGGTCGCGTGGATATTATGGGCATTTCGTTGTTAGGCGAGCATGGCGCTTCTTATGTCGTGCTGCCGGAAAGCCAATATATGACGACTTATCAGCTTGGGGGCAATACAGAATGGCTGGAGAAGGCAAAGGGACGTTTCGGGCAGCCGACTTTTATTACAACCCATGACGTAAAGTCAACTAGCGGGACGGTCTATCAGGTATTCTCGATCGCACGGGAGCTGCGCAGCTTCGACAGCGGGGAGACGCTGGGGTATATCGTCATCGATATCGATCCTGCCGCTGTGCGCAAGCTGCTCTCCCAGGTCAGTCTTGGCAGCAAGGAATCGTTATATATGACAGACAGTGCCGGAGATCTGGTACTGAGGAAGGAGAAGACAGCCATTTATCCTGCCATTGAAGGCTTGTCGCAGGAAGGCGTCTCACATCACAAGGTAGACGGGAAAAGCCTGCTTGTTGCTCATGTGAACTCCGAGGTAACGGGCTGGACAACGGTTGGTGTGGTGCCGGTCTCGATATTAATGCAGGATAGTCTGGTCGTCCGCAATTCCATTACTCTGATCGGCGGCATTTGTATTGGACTGGCTGTGTTGCTGTCGGTCTTTATAGCGTTTCGAATAACAAGTCCTCTCCGGATGCTGCGTTCTCTCATGCGCAAGGTGGAGCGCGGCGATCTAAAGGTATCATTTCCTGTCAAGCAATGGGATGAGGTTGGCCAACTGGGCAATGCCTTTAACATGATGGTGTCCCATCTGAGTGAGCTGGGCTACCGTCTTTACGAAACGGAAATTAGAGAAAAAAATGCCGAAATCGCTGCTCTGCAAAGCAAGATTAATCCGCACTTTCTATACAATACGCTTGGTTCCATCTCTATGTATGCCGAAGTGGAGGGGAACCGGGAAATTGTGACGATAACGAATAATTTAAGCCGCCTGCTCCGTTACTCATTAAGCGGTCGTAAGGAAATTGTTACGCTCCGTGATGAGCTGGATCATGTAAAGGGATACATGACCATCCAGAAAATGCGTTACGACGACCGGATAGATTTTCGTCTCCAGGTGGATGAATCGCTGTACAGCTGTCCCGTTATTCCGCTTATGATCCAGCCGATTGTAGAGAATGCGATTAATCATGGGCTTGATAAAGGAATCGGCGGAGGCCGGATTCAACTATCCTGCTATCAGGAGCATGGGATGCTGCTTGTTGTTATAGAGGATGACGGAGTCGGGATGACGAGTGATCAGCTTAACGCTATGCGTCAGCGCTTGGATAAAATTCATGATCTTGGAGGTACTTCCGGTAACGGCCTCATGAACGTGCACCGACGAATCCGGCTGCATTATGGCGAGCAATACGGTCTGCAGCTGGAGAGCATGCCGTTTCAGGGATTGAAGGTTATCTTGACGATGCCTATCGCTTATTCTATGACTGGATAG
- a CDS encoding response regulator, which yields MPNILIVDDEAIFRKGLRKIIESSSGSWQVAGEAKDGYEALEMVESLKPDLLLTDIRMPRMDGLQLIHIAKERFPKLLVIVLSGFDEFTYLQQSLRHGVRDYLMKPVEREELFKTLNKLETELAKSQQVPELYTSEPTDARVIRQHVSEHLVAGLLKGYVNEGDLALLARIGVTFQEPYFACMIIKLDKDLLDKERYEKADPSLFQLYIQQIIQELLDQRAKGFSFILSETEVVALVNLSGQPEAGDPLLELSETIRRRMISLSRLTVTIGLGRIVNGMKEIPQSFQEAKIAQLHRLIVGGDRIISYARIKEGGEEIAWSSLLELPLGMLESSIQEGKLKLTREYTASFITALCSQAKSPEVIHQQICKVLIHGYEEAEKLELTQSWLGERTIQSVLLEICSLNSRTELIDCCSSHLEKLAECIANRQRKSDHDPIEKVIRYVNQHYQEPLSLTQVAEQVYLNPAYLSTLFKQRTGRSLVEYWTELRVSEAKKRLVASNEKVTIIAENTGFGNIRHFNRVFKSVTGLAPIDYREQARAVKA from the coding sequence ATGCCAAACATTCTGATTGTTGATGATGAAGCGATATTCCGCAAGGGGCTGCGCAAAATCATCGAGTCCTCTTCCGGCAGCTGGCAGGTTGCAGGCGAAGCAAAGGACGGGTATGAAGCGCTGGAAATGGTGGAAAGTCTAAAGCCCGATTTGCTTCTGACGGATATCCGGATGCCTCGGATGGATGGACTGCAGCTGATTCATATTGCGAAGGAGCGTTTTCCGAAGCTGCTTGTTATCGTGCTTAGCGGCTTTGATGAATTTACGTATTTGCAGCAATCGCTTCGGCACGGAGTCCGGGATTATCTAATGAAGCCTGTGGAGCGGGAGGAGCTGTTCAAGACGCTTAACAAGCTGGAGACGGAGCTTGCCAAGTCCCAACAGGTCCCAGAGCTGTACACATCGGAGCCGACCGATGCGAGGGTCATCCGCCAGCATGTAAGCGAGCATCTGGTGGCAGGACTGCTTAAGGGCTACGTCAACGAAGGCGATCTCGCACTTCTTGCGAGAATAGGAGTGACCTTCCAAGAGCCGTATTTTGCCTGCATGATCATTAAGCTGGATAAGGATCTGCTTGATAAGGAGCGGTACGAGAAAGCTGATCCAAGCTTATTCCAGCTGTATATTCAACAGATCATCCAGGAGCTTCTGGATCAGAGGGCAAAGGGCTTTTCGTTTATTTTATCCGAGACGGAGGTTGTCGCTCTTGTTAATCTGTCCGGCCAGCCAGAGGCAGGAGACCCGTTGCTCGAGCTGTCGGAGACGATCCGCAGGCGGATGATCTCCTTATCGAGATTAACGGTAACGATTGGGCTTGGGAGAATCGTTAACGGGATGAAGGAAATTCCGCAGTCCTTCCAGGAGGCGAAGATTGCCCAGCTCCACCGCTTAATTGTTGGAGGAGACCGGATTATCAGCTATGCAAGGATTAAGGAAGGCGGGGAAGAGATAGCTTGGAGTTCTCTGCTGGAGCTCCCGCTGGGAATGCTTGAGTCCTCCATTCAGGAAGGGAAGCTGAAGCTGACAAGAGAATACACGGCATCCTTCATTACGGCTCTCTGCTCTCAAGCCAAAAGCCCAGAAGTCATTCATCAGCAGATCTGCAAGGTGCTTATTCATGGGTATGAGGAAGCAGAGAAGCTGGAGCTTACGCAAAGCTGGCTTGGCGAGCGTACGATCCAATCGGTACTGCTCGAGATTTGCTCGTTGAACTCCCGAACGGAGCTAATCGACTGCTGCAGCTCTCATCTGGAGAAGCTGGCCGAATGTATTGCGAACAGACAGCGGAAATCCGATCATGATCCCATCGAGAAGGTCATTCGTTATGTGAACCAGCACTATCAGGAGCCGCTGTCACTGACGCAAGTAGCGGAGCAGGTCTATCTAAATCCTGCTTATCTGTCGACGTTGTTCAAGCAACGGACTGGTCGTTCGCTTGTCGAATACTGGACAGAGCTTAGAGTCTCTGAGGCGAAGAAGCGTCTTGTCGCATCTAATGAGAAGGTGACGATTATTGCCGAGAACACCGGCTTCGGAAATATCCGCCATTTCAACCGCGTATTCAAAAGCGTTACGGGTCTTGCCCCGATCGATTATCGGGAACAGGCAAGAGCGGTAAAGGCATAA
- a CDS encoding DUF2238 domain-containing protein, with amino-acid sequence MSSPIHGHVFPKLLLVGFIAVTIWSVIRPADYPIWFAEVTPAIVIVLVLTATFHKFRFTGLFYGLLLVSLVCMLIGGHYTYENVPLFNWIRTWLHLKRNDFDRIGHVFQGIISAIAARELLLRLYIIKRGKCLAAVSISCTLAASSLYEIAEFTAYKTIGGDADKFLGMQGDIWDAQWDMLSALCGAVSGLLLLSKLHDKKIGEIDEGGISEATIR; translated from the coding sequence ATGTCCTCACCAATACATGGTCATGTATTCCCTAAGCTTTTACTGGTCGGTTTCATTGCCGTTACGATTTGGTCGGTGATTCGGCCGGCTGATTACCCCATTTGGTTCGCCGAGGTTACTCCCGCAATCGTTATCGTCCTTGTTTTGACCGCAACTTTTCATAAATTCAGGTTCACCGGGTTATTTTACGGGTTGTTGCTTGTAAGCTTAGTCTGCATGTTGATTGGGGGCCACTACACCTATGAAAATGTACCTCTATTCAACTGGATTCGGACGTGGCTTCACTTAAAACGAAATGATTTCGACCGGATTGGCCATGTATTTCAAGGGATTATTTCGGCAATCGCTGCCAGAGAACTATTGCTTCGACTGTACATAATAAAGAGAGGTAAATGTCTGGCAGCAGTTTCCATTTCCTGCACACTTGCGGCAAGCAGCTTGTACGAAATTGCCGAATTCACGGCATATAAAACAATTGGCGGTGACGCCGACAAGTTTCTGGGCATGCAAGGCGACATATGGGATGCGCAATGGGATATGCTGTCCGCCCTATGCGGCGCCGTTTCCGGCCTTCTGCTTCTCAGTAAGCTTCATGACAAGAAGATAGGTGAGATCGATGAAGGCGGCATTTCGGAAGCAACGATCCGATAA
- a CDS encoding LysM domain-containing protein encodes MLFAQHQVQPGDTLAAIGHKYNIPHQILEEANSHLSNPSQLKAGEMVYVPRISNMVCQKTYSEMAPVNQGQAM; translated from the coding sequence ATGTTATTCGCGCAGCACCAAGTGCAACCGGGAGACACGCTAGCCGCAATAGGTCACAAATATAACATTCCCCATCAGATTCTGGAGGAGGCTAATTCGCATCTTTCCAACCCGAGCCAATTAAAAGCCGGGGAGATGGTATATGTGCCTCGCATTTCGAACATGGTTTGCCAAAAGACCTATTCGGAGATGGCTCCAGTGAATCAAGGCCAAGCGATGTAG
- a CDS encoding MBL fold metallo-hydrolase, with translation MLEQISQHLYRYEDTCHVYVIKNGSEAVLIDFGSGAVLELLASIGIKKVSDVLMTHHHRDQGQGLDKAVAAGSRVWVPHHEQDLFANIDLHWHGREIYVNYNVRQDKFSVLEPIPIAGTLKDYANHHFGGYSFNVVPTPGHTSGSITLTAVIDGKLMAFTGDLIAGPGKVWSMSATQWSYNGCEGVIHTLCSLAILRNMDLDMLLPSHGERMVHPSSAIDPLTEKLEQLLRLRGQYSDYENFKEPEYREITPHLLWNARSFANSYVLLSKSGKALLIDYGYSNIYQIFTAGADRASRRPSLMPIERLKQQYGVTKIDVVIPTHYHDDHVAGCNLLRDVEGTETWVADNFAVLFENPSHYNVPCLWYDPIPVDRRLPLDTSIAWEEYDIRVYEQPGHTLYAVAISFEVDGKRVLAIGDQQNNEGQLNNYVYQNRFRTHDYVRSAELYGKLKPDAIISGHWDPLWVEEGYFDKLMRDGERLKQLHEELLPLETIDLQAEGFCAWIKPYQIETSGGKTTEVTVEVLNPFPSKEKVTVRLIIPSGWNADTKELQLYINPRSVETVRFAFTAPEGSLVKRARIAADITIGDRKLGQQAEALVTVN, from the coding sequence ATGCTCGAGCAGATTTCTCAGCATCTATACCGCTACGAAGATACTTGCCACGTCTATGTCATTAAGAACGGCAGCGAGGCGGTCTTGATCGATTTCGGATCGGGAGCCGTGCTCGAGTTACTGGCGTCGATCGGCATCAAGAAGGTATCGGATGTGCTGATGACGCACCATCATCGGGATCAAGGCCAGGGTCTCGACAAAGCGGTCGCGGCCGGCTCGCGCGTCTGGGTTCCTCACCACGAGCAGGATTTGTTCGCGAATATCGACCTTCACTGGCACGGCCGTGAAATCTATGTCAATTACAATGTACGCCAGGACAAATTCTCCGTGCTCGAACCCATTCCGATTGCCGGGACGCTGAAGGATTACGCTAACCACCATTTCGGCGGTTATTCGTTTAACGTTGTTCCTACGCCTGGGCATACGTCCGGATCGATTACGCTAACGGCCGTGATCGACGGTAAGCTGATGGCATTTACGGGGGATTTGATCGCCGGCCCGGGCAAGGTCTGGTCCATGTCCGCGACGCAATGGTCGTATAACGGCTGTGAAGGGGTCATCCACACACTCTGTTCTTTGGCAATTCTGCGCAATATGGACTTGGACATGCTGCTTCCGTCGCACGGCGAAAGGATGGTGCATCCCTCTTCCGCCATCGACCCGTTGACAGAGAAGCTTGAGCAGCTGCTCCGGCTGCGCGGCCAATATTCGGATTACGAGAACTTCAAGGAACCGGAATACCGGGAAATCACGCCTCATCTATTGTGGAATGCCCGCAGCTTTGCCAATTCCTATGTACTCCTGTCCAAGAGCGGCAAAGCGCTCCTCATTGATTATGGGTATTCCAACATCTATCAGATTTTCACGGCAGGAGCGGATCGCGCATCGCGCCGGCCATCCCTTATGCCGATCGAACGGTTGAAACAACAATATGGCGTCACCAAGATCGATGTGGTCATACCGACGCATTATCATGACGATCATGTGGCCGGTTGTAACCTTCTCCGCGATGTGGAAGGGACGGAGACGTGGGTGGCCGATAATTTTGCTGTTTTATTCGAAAATCCATCCCATTATAACGTACCTTGCCTATGGTATGATCCGATTCCGGTAGACCGCAGATTGCCGCTCGATACGTCGATTGCGTGGGAGGAATACGACATTCGCGTCTACGAACAACCCGGGCATACGCTCTATGCGGTCGCCATCTCGTTCGAAGTCGACGGTAAACGCGTGTTGGCAATCGGAGATCAGCAGAATAACGAGGGGCAGTTGAACAATTACGTTTATCAAAACCGGTTCCGCACGCATGATTATGTACGGAGCGCGGAGTTGTATGGAAAGCTGAAGCCGGATGCGATAATTTCCGGCCATTGGGATCCGCTATGGGTGGAGGAAGGTTACTTCGATAAGCTGATGCGGGACGGGGAACGCTTAAAGCAGCTGCACGAGGAGTTATTGCCCCTCGAGACGATTGATCTGCAAGCGGAAGGCTTCTGCGCCTGGATAAAACCCTATCAGATTGAAACAAGCGGCGGGAAGACGACCGAAGTAACGGTGGAGGTTCTAAACCCGTTTCCAAGCAAGGAGAAGGTGACCGTTCGGCTAATTATACCGTCAGGCTGGAACGCGGACACGAAGGAGCTCCAACTGTATATCAATCCTCGCAGTGTGGAAACAGTACGGTTTGCGTTTACGGCTCCCGAAGGCAGCCTCGTGAAGCGAGCTCGGATCGCGGCCGATATCACGATCGGCGACCGTAAGCTGGGTCAGCAGGCGGAAGCACTTGTGACGGTCAATTAA